The segment AAAATGCCAAAGAAAACGGCTTATATTCTTTTAGGTATCCTTGTTATTATCTGGAGTCTCCGGATTTTGGTAAAAGCCTTTTAGGCTTTTTTTTAAAATAAAAGTCTATCTTTTTGGTAGATTAATATTACCCTACTAAATTTGTAGGGTAAATGAAACAAATCAATCATCTCCACATTCATATGATCATGCGATTCGCATCTGCTACACGATGTTGTATGTGTACCTGTTGATCATTTGCTCCTCCATATAACTATTCATTCTTTTCGCCATACAGGCGATATAACTCTTTATTTCTAAAAACTAATCATGATGGGAAAGCGTTTTCTTTTTGTTTTATTGCTAACTGCACTGACGCAGGTTTCATTTGGTCAAACTGCATTAAAAGGAATTATAAAAGATGGTAAAGGACAGCCGGTGGAGGCTGCCAGTATTAAAGTAAAAGGAACAGTGATCAATGCTGTTGCTGATGGCAAAGGACAGTTTAGTATTCCTGCGCCAAAAGAATTGCCTTTTACGTTGCTTATTTCCTCAGCCGGGTATTACCCAAGCGAAGTTGAGATCACAGAGCTAAAGGAAGCTGAATTAAATATTGTTTTAATTGACAACAATCAATTGTCGGAGGTAGTGATTACTTCACGCCGTCGTATTGAGACAGCACAGAATGTTCCGATTGCTATTTCTGTAGTAGGTGGTGCACAAATTGAAAATGCAGGTGCATTTAACGTTAACCGCTTGAAAGAACTCATACCAAGTGTGCAGCTTTACACATCCAATCCACGTAACACTGGTATCAATATCCGTGGTCTTGGATCACCATTTGGTCTTACCAATGATGGTCTTGATCCTGGTGTTGGTTTTTATGTTGACGGTGTATATTTTGCAAGACCTGCAGCAGCAACACTTGATTTTATTGACATCGAGCAGATCGAAGTATTGCGTGGTCCACAGGGAACATTATTTGGAAAAAACACCACTTCCGGTGCATTCAACATCACAACACGTAAACCAAGTTTTAATCCCGGTGCAAATTTTGAAGTGAGCTATGGTAACTATGGTTATATACAAGCTAAAAGTTCTATTACAGGTGCATTAAGTAAAAAAATTGCAGGACGTCTTTCTTTCTCCGGTACGCAACGTAATGGATTAATTGAAAATGTACGCACAGGAAAGTACACGAACGATATTAATAACCTCGGTTTGCGTGGTCAATTATTATTCAAACCTTCAGTCAACACTTCCATCACAGTTGCGGGTGATTTATCCCGTCAGCGTCCTGATGGTTATGCGCAAGTAGTAGCAGGTGTGGTACAAACAAAGCGTGCAGCTTACCGTCAGTTCAATGCAATCATTGCTGATCTTAATTATACACTGCCAAGCACGAATGCGTTCGATCGTAAAATCGATCATGATGTTCCCTGGAATTCAGGTAACGATTTAGGCGGTGCATCATTGAATATTGAACAGAAATTAGGCCCCGGTACGCTTACTGCAACTACTGCATGGCGTTACTGGAATTGGGATCCCTCCAATGACAGAGACTTTACAGGTTTGCAGGCATTGGCGAAATCTCAAAACCCGGCCAAGCATCAAAACTGGTCGCAGGAAATTCGTTATGCAGGTCAGTTATCTTCACGCTTGAGTGGTGTTGTTGGTTTGTTTTATATTGATCAGGAAGTGAAGATCAATGGTACAGAAGAATCAGGAAAAGATCAATGGCGTTTTTCACAAAGCTCAACAAGTAATCTCTGGCAAACTCCCGGACTTTTTGAAGGTTTTGGAATTTATACAAAGGCTTCTATCAAATCGAAAAGTGCAGCAGCGTTCGCCAATATTGATTGGGAAGTTGCAGAAGGTTTTCACATTTTGCCGGGTTTACGTTATAACTACGATAAGAAAGATGTTGTTTACAATCGTGTAGCAGCAGGTGGACTTGATACTGCGAGCTATAATGGTACAACTGCTCAAAAAACAACCTTACAAGGATTTAAGAACGGCGTTTATACAAGTCAATCGTATGTTGCGAATGCCGATGAGAATAATCTCACCTATCAGCTTACATTATCTTACAGAGCGAATAAATATATCAATGCGTTTGCAACTTATTCAACGAGCTTTAAACCTGTTGGTGTTAACGTTGCTGGTTTACCAACGGTTAATGGTCAGGCAGCAACTGATCTGGCAGTAATAAAGCCAGAGGATGTAAGACATTATGAAGTGGGTGTGAAGACAAATCCAACTGACAATTTTATTTTCAATCTGATATACCATAACACCAACATTAAAAACTATCAAACGAATGTTCAATCGGCTGAGTTAGGTGTTAACCGTGGCTATATTGCCAATGCAGAAGAAGTAAATGTAAAAGGTGTTGAGGTTGATGCGAATTATAAAGTCAATAACCATTTCTTATTCTATGGAGCGTTGGCTTATACAGATGCAAAGTATGTGAAGTTTACAAATGCACCGCTTCCATTGGAAGAAACAGGGTTGACAGAAAATGGCGTGCAGAAAGCATTCAAAGATATTTCCGGCGGCGTGCTTCCCGGTATTTCAAAGTGGTCGGGATCATTAGGTGGTGAGTTTAGTACTGCATCAGCTTTCTTAAATAAACCGGCAAAATTCTTTATTGCATTGGAAAGCTTTTATCGCTCATCGTTTTCTTCAAGCCCGTCTCCATCGGCTTATTTGAATATTGATGGTTATACGCTGGTGAATGGAAGAGTAGGCTTTCGTGCAACGAATACCGGTTTTTCAGCTTTTATCTGGGGTAGAAATATTTTCAATAAAAACTATTACGAACAACTCTTGCCTGCAGGTGGTAATGCAGGACATTATGCAGGTGTTTTGGGAGATCAGGCTACATATGGTGTAACATTACGTTACTCACTTTAATAAAACCAAAAGCAAATGAAAAGAAAATACTTTCCATTACTGCTGATGTTGTTGAGTTCACACTCAATTATGGCTCAATCAAAAACTACAACTGATGTGAGGCAGATATGGACAGGTTATTTTAATCAAACACGTTTAACTGATAAATGGGGTTTGTGGGCTGATGTACATCTGCGTACAAAGGACAACTATTTTAATAATTTGTCACAAGGCATTGTTCGTTTGGGTTTAACCTATTATTTAAACGATGATGCAAAGCTGACAGCAGGGTACGCTTATATCAATCATTTTCCAGCTGAAAATCATAAGAACATTTCTCAGCCTGAACACAGGCCTTGGCAACAGATTCAATGGCATACAAAATATCCGAAATTAAAATTGATGCAGTGGTTCCGGTTAGAAGAACGTTACCGCAGGAAAATTAAGAATAATGATGAGCTGGCAGACGGGTATAATTTCAACTTCAGACTTCGATATAATATTCTGTCCCAATTCCCGCTCAGTAAAAAACGGTTTCAACCAAATACCTTTTCATTTGTGTTAAGCAATGAAGTGTTTGTAAATTTTGGAAAGCAGATTGTATATAATGTGTATGATCAAAATAGGTTTTTTGCAGGCTTTCATTATCATGTAAACAAACACGATAACCTTCAGTTTGGCTACATGAATATATATCAGCAACTGGCAGCAGGCAATCAATACAGAAGTACGCATGCAGCACGGGTCTTTTATTTCCACAATCTTGATTTAAGAAAAAGCACACAACACTGATATTTTTGAATGCTTCCATTCGTTCGTAAGAAAATGGTAAAACCGTTGCGTAGAATGCGATCTTTCTGATGTCTCAAAAAGGTTTCCCCGTAACTTCGCAGCTCATTCAGACGAACAATAAAGATATGAGTAAGTATCATCCACAAACGGACGCCATCCGGTTACAAATGAACCGTACCAACGAGAAGGAACACAGCACGCCTTTGTTTTTAACCAGCAGTTTTGTGTACGATAGTGCAGAGGATATGGCGGCTGCTTTTTCAAATGACAGCCTTGATGTAAATATCTATTCCCGTTTTTCAAATCCAACGGTTGACGAATTTATTGATAAGATAGCGGCGCTTGAAGGTGCGGAAGCTGGTATTGCAACAGGCACCGGTATGGCTGCAGTGTTTTCAACCTTCATGACATTCTTAAGTAAAGGTGATCATATCATTTCTGCATCCGCTGTGTTTGGTTCAACACATACGATCCTTACAAAGTATTTACCGAAATGGGGTTTTGAATCGAGTTACTTTGATATGAATGCACCGGAAACAATTGAAG is part of the Lacibacter sediminis genome and harbors:
- a CDS encoding TonB-dependent receptor: MMGKRFLFVLLLTALTQVSFGQTALKGIIKDGKGQPVEAASIKVKGTVINAVADGKGQFSIPAPKELPFTLLISSAGYYPSEVEITELKEAELNIVLIDNNQLSEVVITSRRRIETAQNVPIAISVVGGAQIENAGAFNVNRLKELIPSVQLYTSNPRNTGINIRGLGSPFGLTNDGLDPGVGFYVDGVYFARPAAATLDFIDIEQIEVLRGPQGTLFGKNTTSGAFNITTRKPSFNPGANFEVSYGNYGYIQAKSSITGALSKKIAGRLSFSGTQRNGLIENVRTGKYTNDINNLGLRGQLLFKPSVNTSITVAGDLSRQRPDGYAQVVAGVVQTKRAAYRQFNAIIADLNYTLPSTNAFDRKIDHDVPWNSGNDLGGASLNIEQKLGPGTLTATTAWRYWNWDPSNDRDFTGLQALAKSQNPAKHQNWSQEIRYAGQLSSRLSGVVGLFYIDQEVKINGTEESGKDQWRFSQSSTSNLWQTPGLFEGFGIYTKASIKSKSAAAFANIDWEVAEGFHILPGLRYNYDKKDVVYNRVAAGGLDTASYNGTTAQKTTLQGFKNGVYTSQSYVANADENNLTYQLTLSYRANKYINAFATYSTSFKPVGVNVAGLPTVNGQAATDLAVIKPEDVRHYEVGVKTNPTDNFIFNLIYHNTNIKNYQTNVQSAELGVNRGYIANAEEVNVKGVEVDANYKVNNHFLFYGALAYTDAKYVKFTNAPLPLEETGLTENGVQKAFKDISGGVLPGISKWSGSLGGEFSTASAFLNKPAKFFIALESFYRSSFSSSPSPSAYLNIDGYTLVNGRVGFRATNTGFSAFIWGRNIFNKNYYEQLLPAGGNAGHYAGVLGDQATYGVTLRYSL
- a CDS encoding DUF2490 domain-containing protein, with the translated sequence MKRKYFPLLLMLLSSHSIMAQSKTTTDVRQIWTGYFNQTRLTDKWGLWADVHLRTKDNYFNNLSQGIVRLGLTYYLNDDAKLTAGYAYINHFPAENHKNISQPEHRPWQQIQWHTKYPKLKLMQWFRLEERYRRKIKNNDELADGYNFNFRLRYNILSQFPLSKKRFQPNTFSFVLSNEVFVNFGKQIVYNVYDQNRFFAGFHYHVNKHDNLQFGYMNIYQQLAAGNQYRSTHAARVFYFHNLDLRKSTQH